A region of the Ammospiza nelsoni isolate bAmmNel1 chromosome 14, bAmmNel1.pri, whole genome shotgun sequence genome:
GAAATCTACTTCTGTTAATAGTAAGGAATCTGAAAAGTGACTAGTCATGCCAGACTAAGATAGTCTAACTGGATTCTAGGATGGATCAGCACACACAAAACTGGGCTTACATAACCACAGGAAGAAAATCTGGGAGTCAGCGCTGGccgggctggcactgctcagcctccccagccaggtgtgtgtctgctctgcagaggtggGCACAGTGAGTGAGTGTGTGCTTGTgtttgtgagtgtgtgtgtgcagaaacagcagcttcTCACCTCTGTTTGTTACTTCCATACGTGTCCAGTATGGTATTCCTTACCTCAGTGACAATATTTTGGCTGCTATTTTTGTtactgccagcactgcccaggtcAGGCCAGCCagtggtgctgtgctggcttcCAAGCTGAACTTATAAAGTCACTGAATTATAAAGTGAAATTATGTCCTTCATTCAACCAATGTGCAATTCAAGTGAAATTAGCTTATTTGCAAACGATTTAAGTAGAAGGCAACTTTGGCCTAAGGCACATGTTacattcagaggaaaaaaaaaaggaagaaaaacaaattcaaatCTCAGGTTGGGTTTCCAGGGGGAGTGATTGAAAAGGACATCTTGTTTGTAAACAAAGGATTATCTGGGAATGAGCTGACACACAATGATCATAAGTGTCATCAATGTCATTTGTAAAAGTTTCCTTCTAACAGGACACATATCAGCTAATTTCACTGTGTTAGGAAATTAGGCACTATGTAGTCATGTTTGACTCTTCACACTTGCCTTTAGCAATACCTAGTATCAGGTAACCCATGAACTGCAAAGGAAGTTGAGGTTACTAATGTACACAGCCACTGATTCTGTAAGGAGTTCTCCTTACCTCAGTGGGAACACCATCCAGTCtagtttttaaatttgttttcattttagagATATATTAAATATACTATTGTCTAACCATAAAATTCACTATTTCTCACCTGGAATACTGTGAGAAATTCTTACCTCAGTGTTACCTCTTTCTTTTTGCACTGCATTCAAGCTATAAAAATAATGTCACTTTTGTCAAGTCTTGCTATGCTTAGTTTGATCCTACAGGatcatatttaattttatagCTGTAATAACTGTCTCTTATAATGTATATATTAGGTATTGCATATAACTACACAGAAATGGAACTGAAAATCAGCTACTACCACTCAGTCTCATATTCTGTTAAATTTGTGGTCAGTAGCTTGAGATTCAAATCAAATTGCATAGTAATATTGTAGTAACCAAGTACAATAcagtattaagaaaaaattaatttgaaaagtCCTATGCAAGCACACATTTAATAGTTGGTGTGCtataaaacaaacagaaaaacagaatcCTTTGAGTTCCCCAGTAGCAAATTCCTGTTACTATGGGtggaaaaatctgaaaatactAGACACAGAACTCtgaggaaaaatattaagaGTATGATCTctcccaaaaataaaatttgcaataaaataaaataaaatgtgctgAATAGAGGCTTAAATTCAACACTTCTCAGTCCAGCATTAATAATCTAAATAGTTTGAGTGTTTGCCcatccctttttttctcttaaaaaaaaaggataatataAAATAGGTATAAACAAACTGCTATGTAGGCTTCATCAGAGAGTCCTTTCAGAACCACTGTCCATCATTATCATTCTCCtcatcatcttcctcctcaTGGTCCAAGTAGACAAAAGCGACTTTCTTCTCTTCAGAAGTATCCGACCTTTGTCCGACCGTTCTTTGCAACTGCACAGTTTGATCAAAATATGACTGTTCCACCACCTTTTTCCCCTGATCTTGGGAAAAACTGGAGAGAACATAGCCACTTCTTGTGCTTTCATTTCCTGCAAGCTGGTTGCTTTCAACAATGACCTGTGGCTGACCAGCAGAAGGCTCTTGGTTGATGGACACCAGCCTTGCCCCTTGCTGTTCTGCAGATGTTCCACCCATATTGGAAACATCCATTTGGAAAGTGTAAGCTGTTTCCCTGGAGCCTACTTTAACATgcttcacagagctgctgctctcagatgACTCTGCTATTTGTGAAAGATCTTCCACCACTCCAGCAATGGGTCCTGAGAAGATGATTTCCTCAGCATGAGTTCCTGCAGGACTTACTTTAACGCGCCTGAAGGCTCTTGAGCTTCCTGAAAGGGTCTGGTCTTCCAGTTCAGTGATTTCTGTGTGCTCAGAGGCAGGCCCCTGGTAGATGATCTCTTCAGCTGTCATAAAGCCCTGGGGACCCATCTGGACTTGTCTGACTGAACTTTCTGCCTGTGAGAAGTCCCTTGTGCTGCTGACCTCCACTTTACCAGAGATGGGCCCTTCAAAGATAACGTGCTCAGTGTGAACCTCTTTTGGGCCCAGCCTGAAGTGCCTCATTGATCTGCTGACATCCACAGCCCCTTCAGCCTGGGAAAAGCCATCTGAGCTATTGAGTGCCACAGAGTCCAAACCCGACCCCTCAAAAGACACTCCTTCAGTCATTTGCCTTGATCCTACCGTGACACGTCTTGTGGTCCTGCTGAAGTCTGTGGAGACCTTCTGAGAAAGATTTCCAGAATCCATCTCTTCTACAACTGTAGTAATAGGGCCTGTAAAAATGACTTGTTCTGTGGTTTGGATTTCATTGGGGCCCAGTTTGAAGTGCTTCACAGACTGGCTGAATTCTGACAGCCCCTCTCTCTGAACGAGATCTTCTGAGGCACTGAGCTCCAGCGTTTCAGAACCCGGCCCTTCATACAGGACCTGCTCAAAGCCCTGGACTTCTGCTGGGCCAACCTTGACACGCCTCTGGGACTTGCTCTCATCAGCTGAGTGTGATGAGTGAGAGGCCTCTCCATAATCTGCGGTTTCCGAAACTGAACCGTCATAAACGACCCTTTCAGTGGTGTGATAGCCAGTGCCACCACTGCGCCTCGTCGTGGAGGAGCTGTAGATCTCCTGGTCAGCAAAAGGAGTGTATTTGTCACTCTGGGAAGAAACTTCCACACTGCTCCTATCTGAGCTCTCTTTCTTCAGGGAGTGTAATGTTGCCTTCTCCTTCTCGCTTGTGATTACTTCACCAAGCCGATCTACATCAAATTCATCAGCATTAAGGGTCTGGGACAGATTGACTTCAGCAACAATGGTCACTGAGCCCCCCTCCTCCTTCTGATCAACTTTTTTGATATCAAATGCCAAGTTACTAGCATCCACTTTGCTGTCTTTTGTTAATGCAGAGAGCTCCTCTTTCACACTTTCTGGGAGACTGCCCTCCAACTGCTCCAAAGCTTCCTTCAACTGATGTTTAGGGTCTTTTGTTTCCTTGGATAAAAGCCCTTTTATTGAAGTCTGAAATTCATGgggaattttaatttctttttcaatgaCAATGGATTCAACATGGGATCTTTCACCCTCAGGAGGATGCTCTTTTAAAATATGGGCACTTGCTTCCTCCCCCACCACTTTGTAGGTATCTTCTGGAGACCTCGCACCTTCCTCTCTCTTACTTTGTGTGCCTTGCAAAAATTCATCTTGCCAAGAATATTTAATAGTTGATTCTTCTTCAATATGAATTTGCCCATAGACTGAGTCATCATCTTTTTCATTAATAATAGGATGCTCATCAGGAACAgatacaaaatatttctgttcaatAGGTGAGTCATCTTCCTCAGTTACTTCTTCCACATGAGTGAAGCTCTCATGGCGCGGTTTCTTCTTTTTGACATCTTCATACGTGAAGGTGACATTTTGTTCCTCCTCACCATAACGCCTCTCCCTCTCAGGGAATGAATCTTCCACTTCTTCTACTTGGAAAGGCGTTGAAAAATCACTCCTTTCATCAATGGTGTAATCCAGTGGCTCCTCTACAATCTCCACATTCACAGACACGTTCCTTCCGCTCTCGCTTCCTTTCAGGCCATGATGGACAATATCTTCTATCTCCTCTTTGGATGGAGTTCCCTCAACACCCTCTCGAATCACTTTTCTAACATCCTGGTTTGATAGATGTCCTAAGTCACCTTCATCAGAAATGGCTATGTCTTCTTGAACTTGAGACTGCACTGTGAACTCagtctttattttcccttcatcTTCTTGTTCTTTCTTATCAAAATAAGTCACTTTGGTGTCTGTTGACATCTGTGAACTAGAAGAGTGTGTGAAACTTTTAAGAATGTCAGCAACAATATTCTCTGCTATGCTTTCAGTTGGCAGAGCTCCCATTTTATGGCTCCCATCCCTAATTTGCTCTTGATCTTCCACACTGGACTCTGCTTCTGAAATCCTCACTTGGCGAATTTCAGCAGACTGAGTTGCATGTTCATCTGTTTCTCTTCCTATTGAAGTTTTAACACCTTGTACccttatttctttatttctctgagGCTCTTTGTCAGGAACAGGCCTTTCAATGGTGATTGGTATCTCAATGACATCTTTGCTTCTTGATTCTGAGGTCACAGTTGCATCTTTTTTGGTTGCTTCCCTTTTCAAAGTTCTTGCAGCAGAAATATCACTGTCTATTACCTTCTGGCTAATTTCCTCATGGATATATTTTTTCTGCTCAGTCTTCCTCCCAAAATCAACAGTTTCTTCTATAAAGGATTTCTcatcagttttctttttctcatcctttgtttgtttatccagcttatctttttctttcagcagagATGTCTTCTCATCGGTTGGTTTGCTGCCTCCTCTTTTGTCTTTTAGTGTGGTCCGAGTTTCAATTATAGTTTCTTCATATTTAGATGGTTTTGCATTGGTAATAAGCTCATAAGCTGGAAATCTAGTGAAGCCTGGTTTACTTCTTTCAGCATCAGGCTTGTGGTCCTTGTCTGATCTTTCAGCATGTGTTGATTCTTTTGAAAAAGATACTGTGGATGAAGTTgtaacttctgttttcttcctttctggaATCCTCTTGTGCTGCATTTCAGTGCTTCTCCAGCTACTGTAGTCTGGAGTAAATGTTCTTAGCTCTTTGTGGTCTGTTACAATTCTTTCATCCTTTGTGACAGTCGTAGAAGGGCGATATGTTGAACCaagcaggtcccttccaaaagTTCTTCCCCCCGTTGTTGTGTGTGATCCAGACAGTGTGGAGTGG
Encoded here:
- the SYNM gene encoding synemin; the encoded protein is MWRRWEAGWDEKRELQELNSRLRVFVTRVRELEEENRFLAQELAELREQELIGLQVPEQELAWLRMQLEELTRAKLEAELERDGLRRELEELRALGAEVLGMRRRLEPELAGQRALLERLRGECVALEELLLELQAEHGHMAERQRREAVEMRELRLNLAALPPPLAGLSLEELEETYEMLLNQSCRETLLRYQEQIQVLQEQEAQRSRENLELLREESRQCRQHLEDLHRQGEELVALRERLEQEMLALQDRHGAELEEYQRIIDALEEEKQFLTMSITDYLRDYQELLQVKAGLILEIETYRALLEGECKPWIIWREEYAGKLPQDLINTLYTNYTDIYSTYQESNRSKTSPAPRITDTRHRMPVTNMSSSAHYSAHSTLSGSHTTTGGRTFGRDLLGSTYRPSTTVTKDERIVTDHKELRTFTPDYSSWRSTEMQHKRIPERKKTEVTTSSTVSFSKESTHAERSDKDHKPDAERSKPGFTRFPAYELITNAKPSKYEETIIETRTTLKDKRGGSKPTDEKTSLLKEKDKLDKQTKDEKKKTDEKSFIEETVDFGRKTEQKKYIHEEISQKVIDSDISAARTLKREATKKDATVTSESRSKDVIEIPITIERPVPDKEPQRNKEIRVQGVKTSIGRETDEHATQSAEIRQVRISEAESSVEDQEQIRDGSHKMGALPTESIAENIVADILKSFTHSSSSQMSTDTKVTYFDKKEQEDEGKIKTEFTVQSQVQEDIAISDEGDLGHLSNQDVRKVIREGVEGTPSKEEIEDIVHHGLKGSESGRNVSVNVEIVEEPLDYTIDERSDFSTPFQVEEVEDSFPERERRYGEEEQNVTFTYEDVKKKKPRHESFTHVEEVTEEDDSPIEQKYFVSVPDEHPIINEKDDDSVYGQIHIEEESTIKYSWQDEFLQGTQSKREEGARSPEDTYKVVGEEASAHILKEHPPEGERSHVESIVIEKEIKIPHEFQTSIKGLLSKETKDPKHQLKEALEQLEGSLPESVKEELSALTKDSKVDASNLAFDIKKVDQKEEGGSVTIVAEVNLSQTLNADEFDVDRLGEVITSEKEKATLHSLKKESSDRSSVEVSSQSDKYTPFADQEIYSSSTTRRSGGTGYHTTERVVYDGSVSETADYGEASHSSHSADESKSQRRVKVGPAEVQGFEQVLYEGPGSETLELSASEDLVQREGLSEFSQSVKHFKLGPNEIQTTEQVIFTGPITTVVEEMDSGNLSQKVSTDFSRTTRRVTVGSRQMTEGVSFEGSGLDSVALNSSDGFSQAEGAVDVSRSMRHFRLGPKEVHTEHVIFEGPISGKVEVSSTRDFSQAESSVRQVQMGPQGFMTAEEIIYQGPASEHTEITELEDQTLSGSSRAFRRVKVSPAGTHAEEIIFSGPIAGVVEDLSQIAESSESSSSVKHVKVGSRETAYTFQMDVSNMGGTSAEQQGARLVSINQEPSAGQPQVIVESNQLAGNESTRSGYVLSSFSQDQGKKVVEQSYFDQTVQLQRTVGQRSDTSEEKKVAFVYLDHEEEDDEENDNDGQWF